In Malus sylvestris chromosome 2, drMalSylv7.2, whole genome shotgun sequence, the genomic stretch TTCCTGTTTTTCTATTCCTTCAAAACTTGTGTCACTTCTGGGGAAAATGTTTACTAAATTTTGAGGACAGTACGTGAATGTCTTGCCGGAATCTGTAATATTTCAGGTCACTTTTACTGGTTCGACGGAGGTAGGGCGTGAAGTTATGCAGGCTGCAGCAAAAAGCAATCTAAAACAAGTTTCACTCGAACTAGGAGGCAAGTCACCCCTTGTGATCTTTGATGATGCTGATATAAATATGGCTGTTGAGCTGGCTCTCTTGGGAATCTTTTACAACCAGGTCATGTTCATAACTTTGCTCATTGTTAAACTGACTTATGAAGATTACGACACATCATTGTTTGATAAccttttcagtttttgtttctaattttttaacataaaaccaaaatcaagccaaattttcaaaacgtaacattcatttttttttttaagtgagaACAAGaactgaaaatttgaaaaactaaaTAGTTATTAAACAGAGCCTCAATTTGTCTCACTAAAATTCATACTTTAGGGAGAAATTTGCGTGGCAAGTTCGCGTGTTTACGTTCAAGACGGAATTTATGATGAATTTGTGAAGAAGTTAAAAGACGAGGTGAAAACTTGGGTAGTTGGGGATCCTTTTGATCCTAATGTTCGTCAAGGACCCCAGGTAATTAATCATTACCGTCTAAACTCATGTTCCAATATTTCTAATTCAAGTACTACATATGCTTGAAAATTCCTCAGCTTTTCAAAAAATACAACCTCGAAACTTCGTGTTTCGTTTCATTCCCTGAAAATCGCAGGTTGATAAGCAGCAGTTTTATAAAGTTTTAACCTACATTGAGCATGGGAAGAGAGAAGGTGCCACATTGTTAACTGGGGGTAAACCTTTGGGGGATAAGGGATATTACATAGAGCCAACAGTATTCACTGATGTCAAGGTACATTAACTTCGTGTTCCTTTTGATGTCGGATTCAACGTTCTGTCCTcctttttagagaaaaaaaatggatggAACGTTAAATCTGAcatgattaattttttgttctcATTATTTTATAACAATTTGATCAGGAGGAAATGCTTATAGCCAAAGACGAAATTTTCGGACCTGTAATGGCGCTGATGAAGTTCAAGTAAGCACAGTCTCATCTCCTGTTCAATACAAGAAACATTGTTTTTTAAGCCATTGCAATGTTACTTAATTTTCGAACCTGGGACTCACATTCTCAACAATTTTACTGATGGTACGTATGACGGTATGAGCTAATATGGCAGGACGATCGAGGAGGCAATAAAGAAAGCCAACAACAGCAAATATGGACTAGCAGCTGGGATTATAACCAAGGACCTGAATGTGGCCAACACCGTCTCCAGGTCGATTCGTGCGGGCATTATTTGGATCAACTGCTACTTGGCATTCGATGGAGACTGCCCTTTCGGAGGATATAAGATGAGTGGGTTCGGAAGAGAGCTTGGTTTGCAAGGCCTCCACAAATATCTCCATACCAAATCTGTTGTCACTCCCATTTACAACTCTCCCTGGCTCTAAATTCCCAGACTCTTCAAGGCCAGGCAGATTGTGAAGTTGCTTCTAGATTGTCATGTGTTTGAACTAGCCCATTTATACAATAAGTGTGACAATAAGTGCGACTTCGATTGTCATGTTTGAGCGAACTTGGACGATAAGTGTGGCTTAAATTGTCATGTGTTCGAACTAGCCCGTTTgtagcaaaaataaataaaaataccgAGTTTTGAGTTTGAAATATAGTAATAGCCTATAAGTCATGATTAAATATGGGTTGAAAAGAATTTTCCTTCTGCTCTTACTCGATGGCTACTTGTTTATAAGAAGTATAGCACTCGTCACGTAACCTGATGTATACCTCCTTGCCGATTAGGGCGAAGCTCAGACGAGCACGGGGTATATTCCAGTGACAACCAAGTACTTCTAATATGTACCGCACACTCAACCAAGTGTTTCGTGTGATTACTAGGATCCAGCACAGCTTATACTATATGTTATTCAGCATTAAGATGGCCAAGTTTGAACACCAATAGAAGAGATCTTTACATCTCACCGGAAGTACATCTAAGGGCGGAGGTAGGTAGTGGCTGCCCTAGGCTCTAGGTCATCCCATCTTTTAAGAAGTGAACAAACTTGGTGTTAAAAGAGATTAAATTCCATGGTGTTTATGTGCACTTAGAGTGACTTCATGTGAACCTTGAGTGAATTCGCTCGAAAACTTGGGGGAGAGATTGAATTTATTAAATCATAAAATGCACTATGAAATTCTTTCAAATCACCAAAACCCTTCACTTTTTACTTTTTAGAGGGTTTATATCACAAATGGTTCCTAAAATTGACACATCCCATCAAGATgatccttgaaattgaaaatcgatcactgtagtccttgaaaatgaatgtcgcaaatcaatgtggtcctttcgttaaaaatttgtcaaaaattCTGTTATGAGCTGACGTGATACATAAATAGGTCCCACAAGCCTAATTATATATTGTTATAAGAATTAAAAagatttaattataaaaaaaatttgtataattaaaaactaaaacaaaaaaaagtaacaTCTCAGTTTCTATCCTgaaatttcttggttttcaaaatttcgtacatcaagtttttttcgtccgaGAGTGGTACCTAAAGTTATAATTATGGGACAATTTCATACTTCCGTTAAACTGTTTGTTAAAATAGATGTTAACCTATGATGTGGCACCCATATAAACAATGATTGAACGCCATGTGTTAATCTGGCCCcatgtggaaattaaaaaaactgaataaaattaaaaattgaagtcATCGCAAAAAACTAATCAGAATTTTGAAAGAGTTTATAAAAGTTTGATTAAATACCCCTAAATTTTCTTAAACTCATTTAAAACCCTAAATACCATAAACTAAAAACCCCAAAGTTGAAATTTAGCCTACCCTACACTTGGATTTTACTACATACTAGAAGGAAAGAAAGTAGCCACCTTtggatcatctccaaccgaataaGTTATAGTCCAAACATCAATTAGAAATGAATTTTTGaacaaatcaaataatttcttaattttagaCCTTTAACCCCATCCATGCAATGACCAAATCTTAGTCTCCATAAACAATGGGAGCCCCAACTGCCCAAGACAGACCACGAATTTTTATGCATCTTTAATTTCATCCATAATTTCTCTCGTatctttgaaaaaataaaaaataaattctcacgtataaaaagaaatatttgaatGTGAGTATTCCAACCAACAAGGGTTTGTTTAGTGTCCCTTCCCAGTAAATTGAGTTCATgactttcttctttttataaaaaaaacataaattttattcATAGTTTAGGAGCGCTCATTAACCGACATATCCAATACAAGGTCTTCGTCCAGTCACATTGCAAAAGATTCGTTTCTCATCCGTTATTAATTCACGGTCAATAATGCGCAACATTGCATGCATTTAGAGCAAGTTCACCTCACTAAGGCAATAATTGTCTCATCAATTgagcaaaaaaaattattgttttaggGGATCAAAACAGGTTGGCtgtttgatgaaatttcaaagatccggATCATTTGATCTGATGATCTTGATGGAAGAGATTTAGAGATGATCTATTTCCGCTTCAGTGCGGGCCCCAGTGCAACTGACTTGCCGGCTTACTCGCCCAGCTTTGGCGCATGATCCACACACCTGacataaacattaaaaaaagaCATGGCAGATGTTAGATCCACTCAGGCGCTGGGTTGGGCTACTCCGGCCCGATTGAGCGGTCGGGCTCTGCTTCCTTCCACTGTAGCTCGACTGATTGGACTTGGAGTGAAGAGGATTTTGTAGATTTTGGGGGATTCAAGCACCCAATTGCTCAGGCAATTAGGAAGGATGGACTTGCTCTTAAGCGCctgaagtttttttatttttcttcaaatctttgccaatctttttcaatttaatGATTTATGTCCCACAATATTTCATCAAATCTCCATTTGGGACACACAAAAATCAGCCTTGTTAGTTAGGATATTCTTCATTAATCCCCTCCATGGCAATTTTCCATGGGTCTTTGTCTCTTCCCTTTATTAGGTAGAGGTGGTTGTCAATTGCAGATAGAGGTGGTTGTTCTACCACAAAAGTTCACAACGCCTATGTACTTTGATGTTTTAGTTGATTGATCTTTGTTGTTACTAGAACTTTTTATGGTGAGGGATTGGATTCTGATTCAAATTcatggaagaaaaaaatggcATCGGCTATAACAAGCATATAAATCCAATCACTAGGGTTAGTAACTAATAACGAGgggatattgaaaaaaaaaaaagttgtttctCCTATGATAAGAATATAAAGGAATGTAAAGAACATTTTTTGTAAAATCTTGCCTACTAATAAGTTTATATTGCAACACAAAATGAAAAGGACAATATACAGAATGGGTAAAAGAAGTTGTGATACTTGACTCGATCATGATCCAAAAACACAGGACACGGagataatatatacatatatatatatatatataatagtagAAGAATGCACCAATTCTAGGGATCCATAGGATTAATTGCAGATCCAacacaacaataaaaaaaaagggtttacgAAGACCGACTTTAGACAGTGGTGATAAGTCGTATTTAGATTGACTCATTTATTTTTGTATCACTAACAAGCTAATCGATGCTTAAactgaaataaaatataatactaGATCAACAGAATAACACATACTATTGATCAGAAAAAATGTCAAATTGTATTCTAATCGTGTACGCATTGAATCCTGTATTTATATAGTGCTTGGATTTGATCGTTCCATTTTGTAGTGTCACATGTTGCCATCTCATATGTTAAGGCAGAAAAAAAAGGGGTGTTCCCTTTTGTACATTTTCATAGTATAGCTATTTTTACTTCTAACACACGCTTTTTACTTTTCGGTCATctgatcaaataaattaaataaaatcaatgacaaaaaattaacaagagagtGAAAATAATCGTCCATATCGTGTTTGCGCCTAGTTTACAAATTCTAATTCAACGAGAAAGGAACTCTTTCTTCATATCTGCTCAAAAATAAAATGACCAAGTTGCCGTTTTCGTTAGTTTTGTGTGGTGTAAAGAAAACTCAGACCGACGTTTCCAACCACCACATAATAATGTTGAATACTGACATGAGCAATGAGAGAGGAACGGCAGATGGGAATTCTAGATTTCGGATGCTCCACGGGAACACGAGGAAGGAACTCTTTCTTCGTAATATatcaaacccaaatttccttctTTTGTAGAAAAAGCTATGATTCACCTTAAAATGAACTGAAATTCAACATGCAATATCTGAATAGTTTTTTACGGGAATGAGAGGAGTCGTTTTCAGGTAGGGGGAGGTCTAATTCGCCGGTTATCTGCAAGAATTGCCTCGTCAGGGGTGCGCAGGCAATCGGAGTCGGTGGGGGAGGAAATTGAATTCGAGGATGagtgactcaaaacactcaaaacagcaacaaacaattaaaaagactcaattctagacctaacaagtggtTTTTACGAAAATAagacttaacttgactcaaaagactaaaagaaaaaaaattatgactcaactaacaagacttaatgaaaGGAGGATTGTTTTTtacgaatttaaaacttaaaacaacgAATCGAAGTCGGAGGAAGAGGTGGAGGAGGAAACTGGTTAGTGAGATCCCACATGTTAAAAGGGTCGTTTTCGTTTTTTTAACCATACCGGCTTAAAAGGAAGGAGAATAACAGTAAAAGAAGGgcattttttgtctttttaccGGTAGTATGGTAGACATGAAATAACAGAAACCAAGCGGAAACAAAATTAGAACTACATTGTGCTTATGAAAAGTGAGCTAGTTCATTATGAGGTTTGGTTTAGATTGAAAGTTTGCAATTACTAGAGTTGACAAAAATTTACATTTCACACATTGTCAACTTGGACCAcacgaaaaaaagaagaagaaaaccctCGTAAACAACTATCACAGGGTGATCCAATGATTGAGAACAAATTTCAAGCTTGTATTCCATACAACATGTCTGAGTTCGATTTCTGTCGCTCGTGAATCGCACGATGGTCGATaggggaggctgaaatgcctatGTGAGTCTTTCTAGCCTCTAAAATGATAAACTGTCGTGACGAAGTAACCAGTTGatcccttttaaataaaaataataattctgTCATATACGATAGATTGGGTGGCAGATACCGTCTGGTTAACATATATCATATGTTACTACGATACTTAATTTGGAGTTACTTGATCCATGTTGGAAATTGGAAGATCCCAAAAGCTAACCCCACCCGTAATTAAATCTGGGCCATCCTCCCAATAATATAGCATAAATATGCCCTCCCATACACGAAACAAGCACAACAATTCTCATCCTTTTCCACacaaacaagcagagaagagcAGAGGAAACGGCAGCCATGGGGAGCGATTTCAACGGCAGCTCAGCTTCCTTCATCAAGATTCCCATAATAAAGTTTACCCAACTGTTCATCAACGGAGATTTCG encodes the following:
- the LOC126594665 gene encoding aldehyde dehydrogenase family 2 member C4-like isoform X1 — translated: MASDSNGSLASESSVKIPTIKYTKLFINGEFVDSVSGKTFETMDPRTGEVIARVAEGDKEDVDLAVEAARAAFENGPWPRLPGSERGRIMLKFADLIDQHVEELASLDTVNAGNLFGDGKIAGIPSVANSLRYYAGAADKIHGEVLKMSRDFHAYTLLEPIGVVGHIIPWNFPSTLFFTKVSPCLAAGCTMVVKPAEQTPLSAIYYAYLAKLAGVPDGVLNVITGFGQTAGAAISHHMDIDKYVNVLPESVIFQVTFTGSTEVGREVMQAAAKSNLKQVSLELGGKSPLVIFDDADINMAVELALLGIFYNQGEICVASSRVYVQDGIYDEFVKKLKDEVKTWVVGDPFDPNVRQGPQVDKQQFYKVLTYIEHGKREGATLLTGGKPLGDKGYYIEPTVFTDVKEEMLIAKDEIFGPVMALMKFKTIEEAIKKANNSKYGLAAGIITKDLNVANTVSRSIRAGIIWINCYLAFDGDCPFGGYKMSGFGRELGLQGLHKYLHTKSVVTPIYNSPWL
- the LOC126594665 gene encoding aldehyde dehydrogenase family 2 member C4-like isoform X3; this encodes MLKFADLIDQHVEELASLDTVNAGNLFGDGKIAGIPSVANSLRYYAGAADKIHGEVLKMSRDFHAYTLLEPIGVVGHIIPWNFPSTLFFTKVSPCLAAGCTMVVKPAEQTPLSAIYYAYLAKLAGVPDGVLNVITGFGQTAGAAISHHMDIDKYVNVLPESVIFQVTFTGSTEVGREVMQAAAKSNLKQVSLELGGKSPLVIFDDADINMAVELALLGIFYNQGEICVASSRVYVQDGIYDEFVKKLKDEVKTWVVGDPFDPNVRQGPQVDKQQFYKVLTYIEHGKREGATLLTGGKPLGDKGYYIEPTVFTDVKEEMLIAKDEIFGPVMALMKFKTIEEAIKKANNSKYGLAAGIITKDLNVANTVSRSIRAGIIWINCYLAFDGDCPFGGYKMSGFGRELGLQGLHKYLHTKSVVTPIYNSPWL
- the LOC126594665 gene encoding aldehyde dehydrogenase family 2 member C4-like isoform X2 produces the protein MASDSNGSLASESSVKIPTIKYTKLFINGEFVDSVSGKTFETMDPRTGEVIARVAEGDKEDVDLAVEAARAAFENGPWPRLPGSERGRIMLKFADLIDQHVEELASLDTVNAGNLFGDGKIAGIPSVANSLRYYAGAADKIHGEVLKMSRDFHAYTLLEPIGVVGHIIPWNFPSTLFFTKVSPCLAAGCTMVVKPAEQTPLSAIYYAYLAKLAGVPDGVLNVITGFGQTAGAAISHHMDIDKVTFTGSTEVGREVMQAAAKSNLKQVSLELGGKSPLVIFDDADINMAVELALLGIFYNQGEICVASSRVYVQDGIYDEFVKKLKDEVKTWVVGDPFDPNVRQGPQVDKQQFYKVLTYIEHGKREGATLLTGGKPLGDKGYYIEPTVFTDVKEEMLIAKDEIFGPVMALMKFKTIEEAIKKANNSKYGLAAGIITKDLNVANTVSRSIRAGIIWINCYLAFDGDCPFGGYKMSGFGRELGLQGLHKYLHTKSVVTPIYNSPWL